A DNA window from Paenibacillus andongensis contains the following coding sequences:
- a CDS encoding DNA-directed RNA polymerase subunit beta, whose protein sequence is MSDKPAPPKKKPRPKWLHIVWLIFKIIRIPVLCVLAVFIGLWVGYTKLGHQPAGEIFHMSTWRHLYDLVFAN, encoded by the coding sequence ATGTCAGACAAGCCTGCTCCACCAAAGAAGAAACCAAGGCCGAAATGGCTGCATATCGTATGGCTTATTTTCAAAATCATTCGTATTCCTGTACTATGCGTGTTGGCTGTTTTCATCGGCCTTTGGGTAGGTTACACCAAGCTGGGTCATCAGCCAGCGGGGGAAATCTTTCATATGAGTACTTGGCGGCATTTATACGATCTGGTATTTGCGAATTAA
- a CDS encoding CDP-alcohol phosphatidyltransferase family protein: MNIPNMLTISRFVLIPVYLVIFFNGHIQVAFFILLAAGLTDILDGYIARTRGLITPVGVMLDPLADKSMMIAVILSLLISGLIPWQAAAAMFIRDLGMIMGSAFFHFRGKLTVPANVMGKLTTVLYYFAILFIVFHLTFAITYLWFVIGVSFLTSFIYIIQFLVLNRGAKLK, translated from the coding sequence TTGAATATACCGAACATGCTCACCATCAGCAGGTTTGTTCTAATCCCTGTGTACCTCGTGATTTTTTTTAATGGCCACATCCAAGTTGCCTTTTTTATTTTACTGGCAGCTGGACTTACGGATATCCTCGATGGCTATATTGCAAGAACTCGCGGGCTTATCACACCCGTTGGTGTTATGCTGGACCCACTCGCTGATAAGAGCATGATGATTGCAGTGATCTTATCCCTGCTCATCTCGGGATTGATTCCTTGGCAGGCAGCTGCGGCGATGTTCATTCGTGATTTGGGTATGATTATGGGCTCTGCCTTCTTTCATTTCAGGGGCAAATTAACAGTTCCCGCCAATGTGATGGGAAAGTTAACGACGGTTCTGTACTACTTTGCGATCCTCTTCATCGTTTTTCATTTAACCTTCGCCATTACCTATTTATGGTTTGTAATCGGGGTCTCATTCTTAACTTCCTTCATTTATATTATTCAGTTCCTTGTATTAAATCGAGGGGCCAAATTGAAATAA
- the fabZ gene encoding 3-hydroxyacyl-ACP dehydratase FabZ gives MLDINQIQEIIPHRPPFLLVDRILEVEEGVRAVGIKNVTINEPFFAGHFPGYPVMPGVLIVEALAQVGAVAVLSMPEYKGKIGLFAGADGIRWRQQVVPGDTLTLEMTITRVKGTIVKGQAVAKVGDKVVVEGELMFALANK, from the coding sequence ATGCTAGATATCAACCAGATTCAAGAGATCATTCCTCATCGCCCACCCTTCCTGCTTGTTGACCGTATTTTGGAGGTTGAAGAAGGTGTTAGGGCTGTAGGTATAAAGAATGTTACGATCAATGAACCGTTCTTCGCAGGACATTTTCCTGGCTATCCGGTTATGCCCGGTGTGCTGATTGTTGAAGCTTTGGCACAAGTAGGTGCCGTGGCTGTTCTGTCGATGCCTGAATATAAAGGTAAAATTGGTTTATTTGCGGGTGCAGATGGTATTCGCTGGCGACAACAGGTCGTACCTGGTGATACACTAACTTTAGAAATGACGATTACACGTGTAAAAGGAACCATTGTCAAAGGCCAAGCTGTGGCTAAGGTAGGCGACAAAGTGGTAGTCGAAGGCGAGCTTATGTTCGCCCTTGCTAATAAATAA
- a CDS encoding phospho-sugar mutase encodes MTTMTRVQTEYQLWLEDPAVDAETKKELRAIREDEREIEDRFYKDLEFGTGGLRGVIGAGTNRINVYTVGRASQGLAQYVNGTGAASPSIVLAYDSRHMSPEFALESALVFAGNGIKAYLFKTLHATPQLSFAVRYLGASAGVVVTASHNPPEYNGYKVYGADGGQLVPEFAEQVIAQVQSINSFDKVKKISQQEAEAQGLLSWLGEEVDQAYIKAVTAISQNPDVIKQIEGDFRIIFTPLHGAGNVPVREVLKAVGFGQVRVVAEQELPDAQFSTVKSPNPEEREAFTLAIAQAKDWDADIIIGTDPDADRMGAVVKDPNGEYVVLSGNQSGAIIVNYLLSSLKERGTLPANGVVVKTIVTSEMGAVIANHYGIPTLNTLTGFKYIGEKMSQFEQNGEHTFLFGYEESYGYLAGDYARDKDAVIAAMLIAEAAAYYKKQGKTLYEVLQELYESFGYFLEKLESRTLKGKDGVEQIGRIMEAWRTNPPTEISGTLVSQVEDYAEGINGLPRENVLKFILDDGSWFCLRPSGTEPKIKFYFAVQGSTGPAAAKQLDGIIQYVLNRVDG; translated from the coding sequence CTGACTACTATGACGCGTGTACAAACAGAGTATCAATTATGGTTAGAGGATCCAGCAGTGGATGCCGAAACGAAGAAAGAACTGCGTGCTATTCGGGAAGATGAGAGAGAAATTGAGGATCGCTTTTATAAAGATCTTGAATTTGGCACAGGAGGACTTCGCGGCGTGATTGGCGCTGGAACGAATCGAATCAACGTGTATACCGTTGGACGCGCAAGCCAAGGCTTGGCACAATATGTGAATGGGACAGGCGCTGCAAGTCCTTCCATTGTTCTAGCTTATGATTCACGTCATATGTCGCCGGAGTTCGCTTTAGAATCTGCTCTCGTGTTCGCAGGGAATGGCATTAAGGCTTATCTTTTTAAAACACTGCACGCAACACCACAGCTATCGTTTGCTGTGAGATACTTAGGCGCGTCCGCAGGGGTTGTCGTTACAGCTAGTCACAACCCACCTGAATATAATGGGTATAAAGTATATGGAGCAGACGGGGGACAGCTCGTTCCTGAGTTTGCGGAGCAAGTCATTGCGCAAGTACAGAGCATCAATTCCTTCGATAAGGTCAAGAAAATATCCCAGCAAGAAGCGGAAGCGCAAGGGCTGCTTTCTTGGTTAGGTGAAGAGGTCGATCAAGCGTACATCAAGGCAGTAACGGCGATTAGCCAAAATCCGGATGTGATTAAGCAGATCGAAGGCGATTTCCGCATCATCTTCACTCCTTTGCATGGAGCGGGCAATGTGCCGGTGCGCGAAGTACTGAAAGCAGTTGGCTTTGGACAAGTACGTGTTGTAGCCGAGCAAGAGCTGCCGGATGCACAGTTCTCGACCGTTAAGTCTCCGAATCCGGAGGAGCGGGAAGCTTTCACACTCGCAATTGCACAAGCGAAAGATTGGGATGCCGATATCATCATCGGAACTGACCCGGATGCCGATCGCATGGGTGCAGTCGTGAAGGATCCGAACGGCGAGTATGTCGTTTTGTCTGGAAATCAGTCTGGTGCTATCATTGTAAATTATTTATTATCAAGCTTGAAAGAGCGTGGAACATTACCAGCGAACGGCGTTGTCGTCAAAACGATCGTTACAAGTGAAATGGGCGCAGTTATCGCGAATCATTATGGTATTCCTACATTAAATACGTTAACCGGCTTTAAATATATTGGGGAGAAAATGTCCCAGTTCGAACAAAATGGTGAGCATACGTTCTTATTCGGATACGAGGAAAGCTATGGCTACTTGGCCGGGGACTACGCCCGAGATAAGGATGCCGTTATCGCAGCGATGCTGATAGCTGAAGCTGCAGCTTATTATAAGAAGCAAGGCAAGACTTTATATGAAGTCCTTCAGGAACTGTACGAATCCTTTGGCTACTTTTTGGAAAAGCTTGAATCAAGGACGCTGAAAGGGAAAGACGGCGTGGAACAAATCGGGCGCATCATGGAAGCTTGGAGAACGAATCCGCCAACGGAAATCAGCGGCACTCTGGTAAGCCAAGTGGAAGATTACGCAGAGGGCATAAATGGCCTTCCTCGTGAAAATGTGCTTAAATTTATTCTGGATGATGGTTCTTGGTTCTGTTTGCGTCCTTCAGGAACGGAACCGAAAATTAAATTTTATTTTGCGGTACAAGGATCTACAGGTCCAGCAGCCGCAAAACAGCTGGATGGCATCATTCAATATGTGCTTAACCGTGTAGACGGATAA
- a CDS encoding DUF5693 family protein yields MDNLAQRYQTWNKPLKKILWWLVIIGLVVSLPLAYTRHQTETSANQVEFVFDYRDLLDISDIQTNPQTFVAEQLKNMKAAGIGSMAVYESTLAELEESRRIEVFNSRDAAALTQTLGDPNENFTYVLFADSATQQKLEPLIQKTFADLKVGTKPWSFKNRNGLMIQMSMDDASIKGMDPDPMTLQMLKDQGFQIVVRLSNRRPFVTNEMDRLLKQLHDIGVKRIIVDGNEVPGYTEENTEVNLNKMADLLNKNGIGLAAIELLKEPQKGFSTLSKQTNYNVVRLHSFTEKDGEKLTEPLKKAELQDRIQGVADRFVLAVKDRNIRMVFLNARPVKSLDKGKLVDPLAAYYESLQGKDGAIPRIQEVGFKLGPAEPFDVKTTGWQKIARIFMLLGGVSLIVLMVSFFVPEAMLLLFVLGILGLIVLHTLSANLYAQGLALSTAISAPSIAIMLAIRSVRSGAAAKWKSGLAYAVWTLIKTSAISLIGVVYEVALLNHVTYSLVLQQFRGVGVLHLLPIAIAGVYLLFFSENNTYSDKIANVRSILSSFISVLWIVVAGVALAAVYYYLSRTGNEGQASTLEKLFRSFLENTLGVRPRTKEFLFAHPLFLLGAYLSVRYRHAVYLIFIGVIGQLSIVDTFAHLHTPLHISLIRITYGLVFGALIGLVLIAAWEIITRSWKRWVPQLSK; encoded by the coding sequence GTGGACAACTTGGCACAACGGTATCAAACATGGAATAAACCTCTTAAAAAAATCCTATGGTGGCTCGTCATCATTGGCTTGGTAGTCTCCCTGCCGCTAGCCTATACGCGTCATCAAACGGAAACTTCGGCCAATCAAGTCGAGTTTGTTTTCGATTATCGTGATTTGCTGGATATTTCGGATATTCAGACGAATCCGCAGACTTTTGTCGCTGAGCAGCTGAAGAATATGAAAGCAGCGGGCATTGGCTCAATGGCGGTGTATGAGAGTACACTAGCGGAGCTTGAAGAGAGCCGCCGCATCGAAGTATTTAATTCTCGCGACGCTGCCGCACTTACCCAGACCTTGGGTGATCCTAACGAAAATTTCACCTACGTGCTGTTCGCAGACAGTGCCACACAGCAGAAGCTGGAGCCTTTAATACAGAAAACATTCGCGGATCTGAAGGTTGGCACGAAGCCGTGGAGTTTCAAAAATAGAAACGGACTCATGATCCAAATGAGCATGGACGATGCATCGATCAAGGGTATGGACCCAGACCCGATGACCTTACAAATGCTGAAGGATCAAGGGTTCCAAATCGTGGTTCGTCTATCGAATCGCAGACCTTTTGTAACCAATGAAATGGATCGTCTATTGAAACAGCTCCATGATATCGGCGTGAAGCGCATTATTGTCGATGGCAATGAAGTTCCGGGCTACACAGAAGAAAATACGGAAGTTAACCTGAATAAAATGGCAGATCTTCTGAATAAGAACGGCATTGGACTTGCTGCTATTGAGTTATTAAAAGAGCCGCAAAAAGGGTTTAGCACGTTATCGAAGCAAACGAATTATAACGTCGTTCGCCTGCATTCGTTCACAGAGAAAGACGGAGAAAAGTTAACAGAGCCGCTCAAAAAAGCAGAACTGCAGGATCGTATTCAAGGCGTTGCGGATCGTTTCGTCCTGGCAGTGAAAGATCGCAATATCCGCATGGTTTTCTTGAATGCAAGGCCAGTAAAAAGCTTGGATAAAGGAAAATTAGTCGATCCGTTAGCAGCTTACTACGAAAGTTTGCAAGGAAAAGACGGCGCTATCCCTCGCATCCAAGAAGTCGGGTTTAAGCTTGGACCAGCAGAGCCCTTTGACGTAAAAACGACAGGATGGCAGAAAATCGCCCGCATCTTCATGCTGCTTGGCGGTGTTAGTTTAATCGTTCTGATGGTATCCTTCTTCGTACCGGAAGCCATGCTGCTCCTCTTTGTCTTAGGTATTCTTGGACTTATTGTTCTGCATACACTTTCGGCTAATTTATACGCGCAAGGTCTTGCCTTAAGTACAGCTATTAGTGCACCGAGCATAGCGATCATGCTGGCCATTCGTTCCGTTCGTTCAGGAGCCGCGGCGAAATGGAAGTCAGGTCTTGCTTACGCCGTATGGACACTGATCAAAACATCTGCGATTTCGCTGATTGGTGTCGTTTACGAAGTGGCACTTCTCAATCATGTTACGTACTCACTTGTGCTGCAGCAGTTCCGCGGCGTTGGCGTACTGCATTTGCTTCCTATTGCGATCGCAGGCGTATATTTACTATTTTTTAGCGAAAATAACACGTACAGCGATAAAATTGCGAATGTTCGCAGTATCCTTTCTTCCTTTATTAGTGTGCTATGGATTGTAGTCGCTGGCGTAGCTTTAGCCGCGGTTTATTATTACTTATCACGTACAGGAAATGAAGGACAGGCTTCTACCTTGGAGAAATTATTCCGCTCCTTCTTGGAAAATACATTGGGCGTGCGCCCTCGTACCAAAGAATTTTTGTTCGCACATCCGTTATTCTTGCTAGGCGCATATTTGTCCGTTCGTTATAGACATGCTGTCTATTTGATCTTCATCGGTGTAATTGGGCAGCTTTCTATTGTAGATACTTTCGCGCACTTGCATACGCCACTTCATATATCCCTGATCCGTATAACGTACGGACTTGTGTTTGGCGCATTGATTGGCCTCGTTCTGATTGCAGCTTGGGAAATAATCACAAGGAGTTGGAAGCGATGGGTGCCACAGTTGTCAAAATAG
- the csaB gene encoding polysaccharide pyruvyl transferase CsaB, protein MGATVVKIALSGYYGFDNSGDEAVLQSILFALEEQGREQGVQIEPIVLSANPEKTSAMYGVKAYHRMKPGSLIRALREADGLISGGGSLLQDATSSKTIPYYLAVLKIAQWLGKPTFIYSQGIGPVSRPMFYGWIRSVFQRCAYVSVRDTESADLLGKMRLPRERITVVPDPVMGLPLRGTGAGGGAADLAADGAVRTIGVSVRFWNEDRSELEALSRSLGLLLAANPDVRLRFLPFHLPSDEVASQFVIDRLGDHGSRVEMVRGVTHPQDMLAQVAACDLLIGMRLHSLIYAASQFVPMVGISYDPKIDQFLHRLGMKAAASTARFDADAFAAEAQRLLAGREAWAASSRAAIEELKAQAQLPAQRIISFYKNKK, encoded by the coding sequence ATGGGTGCCACAGTTGTCAAAATAGCGCTATCCGGCTACTATGGCTTCGATAATAGCGGCGATGAAGCTGTGCTGCAATCGATTTTGTTCGCTTTAGAGGAGCAAGGTCGAGAGCAAGGCGTACAGATAGAGCCTATCGTTCTTTCTGCTAATCCTGAGAAAACGTCAGCGATGTATGGGGTGAAGGCCTATCATCGAATGAAGCCTGGTTCGCTAATTCGTGCTTTGCGAGAAGCCGATGGTTTGATTAGCGGCGGTGGCAGTTTATTGCAGGATGCTACAAGCTCGAAGACAATCCCCTATTACTTGGCTGTCTTGAAAATAGCTCAGTGGCTGGGCAAGCCCACCTTTATTTACTCGCAAGGCATCGGTCCGGTTAGCCGCCCGATGTTTTATGGCTGGATTCGCAGCGTGTTCCAGCGCTGCGCGTATGTGTCGGTCCGCGATACGGAGTCCGCGGACTTATTAGGGAAGATGCGGCTCCCGCGGGAGCGCATCACGGTAGTGCCTGACCCGGTCATGGGCTTGCCGCTGCGCGGGACCGGGGCTGGTGGCGGCGCGGCGGATCTCGCGGCGGATGGTGCTGTGCGGACGATCGGCGTGTCCGTCCGCTTCTGGAACGAGGACCGCTCGGAGCTGGAAGCTCTCTCGCGGTCCCTGGGCTTGTTGCTAGCCGCTAATCCGGATGTGCGGCTGCGGTTCTTGCCCTTCCACCTCCCCTCGGACGAGGTGGCGTCGCAGTTCGTGATCGACCGGCTCGGCGATCACGGGTCCCGGGTGGAGATGGTGCGAGGCGTCACCCATCCGCAGGATATGCTCGCGCAGGTCGCGGCATGCGACCTGCTGATCGGGATGAGGCTGCATTCTTTGATTTATGCAGCCTCGCAGTTCGTGCCTATGGTAGGCATCTCGTACGATCCGAAGATCGACCAGTTCCTCCATAGGCTTGGCATGAAAGCCGCCGCATCGACAGCTCGCTTCGATGCGGATGCCTTCGCGGCCGAGGCGCAGCGCCTGCTGGCCGGCCGAGAGGCTTGGGCGGCGTCCAGCCGCGCCGCCATTGAAGAGCTCAAAGCGCAGGCTCAGCTTCCTGCGCAGCGCATCATTTCTTTTTATAAAAATAAGAAATAA
- a CDS encoding WecB/TagA/CpsF family glycosyltransferase yields the protein MSSTSTTIQSKAASANAVPKVRIYGVPISKMSMDQTVAYLTNVIEQRQPHQVITANPIMVMAAQEDPAYLSMMQRAELIVPDGTGVVWAANYVGEPVVERVPGYDLIHELMKVGESKSWKVYLLGASNEVIQAAAEKLRTTYPRIKLVGVRDGYFKDEQDAEVIQDIVDAAPDILLVGRSAANQEPWIGKYKQQISVPVMMGVGGSFDVLSGKLKRAPVLFQKLRLEWFYRLVQEPWRYKRMLLLPKFALKVMRDKEKVTKP from the coding sequence ATGAGTTCAACATCAACAACGATCCAATCTAAGGCCGCATCTGCGAATGCTGTACCCAAAGTTCGCATCTACGGAGTGCCCATCTCCAAAATGAGCATGGACCAAACCGTAGCTTACCTTACGAACGTTATTGAACAGAGACAACCCCATCAGGTCATTACCGCCAATCCCATTATGGTCATGGCCGCGCAAGAGGATCCTGCTTATCTGAGCATGATGCAGCGCGCTGAACTCATCGTTCCTGATGGAACGGGTGTCGTCTGGGCGGCTAATTATGTAGGCGAGCCTGTTGTAGAGCGGGTTCCAGGCTATGATTTGATCCACGAGCTGATGAAAGTCGGAGAATCGAAAAGCTGGAAAGTTTACTTACTTGGAGCTTCGAATGAGGTTATTCAAGCGGCAGCTGAGAAGCTTCGTACTACCTATCCAAGGATAAAGCTGGTTGGCGTTCGTGATGGCTACTTTAAAGACGAGCAGGATGCTGAAGTGATTCAAGATATCGTGGATGCCGCGCCGGATATTCTTCTCGTAGGAAGATCTGCTGCTAATCAAGAACCGTGGATTGGAAAATACAAACAACAAATCAGTGTTCCCGTCATGATGGGTGTTGGGGGAAGTTTTGATGTTCTTTCGGGCAAGCTAAAAAGAGCACCCGTTTTATTTCAAAAACTACGTCTTGAGTGGTTTTACCGTCTGGTGCAGGAGCCTTGGCGCTACAAACGAATGCTTCTACTCCCGAAATTCGCATTGAAAGTGATGCGGGACAAAGAGAAAGTCACCAAACCATGA
- a CDS encoding glycosyltransferase family 4 protein has product MYGLYAIGFIAACLMALLLTPLVKKFAFLVGAVDAPNHRKVHTRIMPRLGGLAIFLAFVGAYFVVSPALDAVNSNAAFGLLIGGFVIVVTGALDDRFQLSPKWKLLGQLIAACIVVAFGLKIDLVNIPFGTTNLPIGWLSIPITILWIVGVSNAINLIDGLDGLSAGVSGIATTTILILALMMGNVTVILLCVILLGSIIGFMFYNFHPAKIFMGDSGALFLGFALATLSILGFKQAAVVSLLIPIMILGVPLSDTFFAIMRRYVNKLPISAPDKSHLHHCLLQLGFSHRTSVLIIYGIASIFGGSAVVCSVFISQDSTWGLIMIIVALFLVMLVGAEAIGIISKSRKPVLNFLQRLVGKQVQSDRMGK; this is encoded by the coding sequence ATGTATGGATTATATGCGATTGGGTTTATCGCTGCTTGCTTAATGGCGCTGCTGCTGACACCCCTAGTCAAAAAATTTGCCTTCTTGGTTGGAGCCGTTGACGCCCCTAACCATCGCAAGGTACATACCCGAATAATGCCGCGTCTCGGAGGATTAGCGATATTCCTTGCATTCGTCGGAGCTTATTTTGTCGTCTCTCCAGCACTTGATGCCGTTAACTCCAATGCCGCATTTGGGTTGCTAATCGGAGGCTTTGTGATTGTCGTCACGGGTGCCTTGGATGATCGTTTTCAACTTTCTCCCAAATGGAAGCTGCTCGGGCAACTGATTGCCGCTTGCATCGTTGTCGCCTTTGGTCTTAAGATCGACCTCGTTAACATTCCTTTCGGAACGACCAACCTGCCAATTGGCTGGTTAAGTATTCCGATTACGATATTATGGATCGTCGGTGTTTCCAATGCGATTAACTTGATTGACGGCTTAGACGGCTTGTCAGCAGGCGTATCGGGTATTGCTACGACTACGATTCTTATACTAGCTCTTATGATGGGCAATGTGACTGTAATTTTACTGTGTGTGATTCTACTAGGTAGTATCATAGGCTTCATGTTTTACAACTTCCATCCAGCCAAAATCTTCATGGGCGACTCCGGTGCCTTGTTCCTAGGCTTTGCCCTAGCAACGCTATCGATTCTCGGCTTTAAGCAAGCAGCTGTTGTTTCACTTTTAATTCCTATTATGATTCTAGGCGTGCCATTATCCGATACCTTCTTTGCGATCATGCGTCGCTACGTTAATAAATTACCAATCTCTGCACCAGATAAAAGCCATCTGCACCACTGTTTGCTGCAGCTTGGGTTCAGTCATCGTACAAGCGTACTGATCATCTACGGAATTGCCTCCATCTTCGGCGGCAGCGCGGTGGTATGCTCAGTCTTCATCTCCCAAGATTCCACTTGGGGTCTTATCATGATCATCGTGGCTCTCTTCCTAGTAATGCTAGTCGGAGCAGAAGCTATTGGTATCATCAGTAAGAGCCGGAAACCGGTACTGAACTTCCTTCAAAGGCTTGTAGGTAAGCAGGTTCAGAGCGATCGAATGGGCAAATAA